The window GCTACCTTCCCTGTCTCTCCGGTCCATGTCTAGTCTATGTCAGGGCAAGGCGCCACTCCGTTCTTCCTGTGCCGGCAAGGCGGGCAACGCCGCCGAGAGCTGCACCTGGGGGAACTGTTCTTCGAGGAAGTCCAGGGCGGCCCGGAACGCCTCGTCAGGCACGCCCGCCCAGGCGGGAACGTCTACTGTACCGATCAGGGTAGTCGTCCGCTCGAGATAGTCCTGAACCACTTCTCGTGTTCCTGGGCGCATCTTAAATCCGGTCGTCGATTCCAGCTCGAGGGCGGCCAGGGAAAGCTCAGCCGCCCACCTGTACTGCCGGACCTCCATGGCCAGTTGGGCGATGTCTTTCAGGAGCACTCCGCGCGGTCCTGCACTGCCAATCTGCACGAACAGCCGCACCGACCGGTGGAACTGGTCGGCGGCTTCCGGCAGCCGACCACTCTCCTGTAGTGACTTGCCCATGTTGAAGTAGCTCACAGCACACCCCTGCAGGTCGCCCAGCCCCTCCTTGAGTCGCAAACTCTCGGCCTCCAGAGCCCTGACCTCTTCCGGGTCCTCGGAGACATTGGCGATGTTGCCCAGCGCATAAGCCACGCCCTGTACGTCGCCGACCTCCCGTTTCAGCTCGAGGCTGCGTTCAAAAGACACCTTGGCGGCCGGGTAGTTGTCTTCGTACGCCTGAAGAATGCCCAGGTCGTTGTAGGTCGTCGCCAGGCCCTGCAGATCCGGGATCTCCTGCCACAGCGCCATGGCCTGACCAAACGCTTCGCGCGCTTGGGGGTACTCTCCGAGATCACGCGAGAGAATGCCCTGCATGAGCAGGACAGAAGCCTGGCCTTCACGGTCCGCAAGCGCGCGGTAGACCTCTAGCGCGGCGACGTAGCGGCCGACCGCCTGCGACTTGTACCCGCGGTCGCGGTCGAGGCCTCCGGCGCAGCGCAGCGCGAGGGCGTAGGCGGACGACGCCCTGAGCACAGGATCTTCCTCTGCCTGCTCGAGAAACAGATCGAGCCAGGCCAGCCCCTCCTTGAACAGGCCCCGTACGTACCAGAACCAGTGCAGCGCCCCGGCCAGCCGCAGTCCGCGCCCGGTCGCCCCAGTCCGCAGGGCATAGCCCAGGGCGCTGCGCAGGTCGGGATAGATCAGGGCCAGCGTACCGAGCACCTGGGCCTGCTCCCGGCCCTTGAGCCGGGGAGCCGCCCCTTCGGCCAGAGCCAGGAAGTGGTCGAGATGCCACTCCAGACGCTGCTGCAGGGCGTCACCCAGTTCTTCCAGCGCGTAGGCACGCAGACTTTCGTGCCAGAAGTACCGGCCGTCGTACCCTTCGTTCAGCAGTGAGCGCTGCTCAAGAATCTGCACGTCATCTACCTGTGCCCCAGCCGCCTGCGCATCACCCAACGTAAAGGGAGCACGGAAGACAGCCAGAGCCGTATAGACCTCCCGCAGCGGCCCCGGCAGTGCCTGCCATGACTGCGCGAACACGGCCCGCAGCGACCGGTGCCGCCCGGGCACGTCGTGGAGGGAGGTCTGCAGCGCGTCCCAGCTTTCCCCCAGACGCCGAAGAATCTCATCAAGCGGGTACTCGGCGACGAGAGCTGCCGCCATCT is drawn from Deinococcus sp. Leaf326 and contains these coding sequences:
- a CDS encoding tetratricopeptide repeat protein; the encoded protein is MKIWLLGGLWGQDNEAPAQTSLAPNLNTWVVAILAVLGQPMSREALAELLWPEVDSAASSNSLRQRLFRLKQTPLGQGVDATKALIRWTGDSDVSEFRRHHAAREWAAAIALYKGPLLHGVPTPDIEALDSWVEEQRAQLHADYLHALWQLTRQYQQSGQDQELVALLHQGVQLTPDDSGLVAELATTYLAHEDMAQARKVIEQHRSYLDRELGAPLPPALTDLLGRTHRTPPAPRLAPVAWGLPSFPTRFFGRAYESRMSLEQLTSPELTDRWLSIVGPGGMGKTRLAAHIARRYLAEQRLGVYFFSLAPLESEGHVLGVMLQALGVPVEGEGTARERLFRALGSRSLLLVLDNFEHLLGMADLLPALLEACPQVRVLVTSRQRLAFQAERVLKLGRLGELDHRSEGEATDSTARLFVDRARRADLTFDGRGQEQTMARIVEHCEGSPLAIEMAAALVAEYPLDEILRRLGESWDALQTSLHDVPGRHRSLRAVFAQSWQALPGPLREVYTALAVFRAPFTLGDAQAAGAQVDDVQILEQRSLLNEGYDGRYFWHESLRAYALEELGDALQQRLEWHLDHFLALAEGAAPRLKGREQAQVLGTLALIYPDLRSALGYALRTGATGRGLRLAGALHWFWYVRGLFKEGLAWLDLFLEQAEEDPVLRASSAYALALRCAGGLDRDRGYKSQAVGRYVAALEVYRALADREGQASVLLMQGILSRDLGEYPQAREAFGQAMALWQEIPDLQGLATTYNDLGILQAYEDNYPAAKVSFERSLELKREVGDVQGVAYALGNIANVSEDPEEVRALEAESLRLKEGLGDLQGCAVSYFNMGKSLQESGRLPEAADQFHRSVRLFVQIGSAGPRGVLLKDIAQLAMEVRQYRWAAELSLAALELESTTGFKMRPGTREVVQDYLERTTTLIGTVDVPAWAGVPDEAFRAALDFLEEQFPQVQLSAALPALPAQEERSGALP